In Trichomycterus rosablanca isolate fTriRos1 chromosome 5, fTriRos1.hap1, whole genome shotgun sequence, the sequence ccagattcatagtaacaaaaaaaattcattacaccccaaaaagccggacatcttattaggaacagggggacatgctactgcaacacacagaatgaatccagaacccatataacagtttttgaccaatttaagcaagaattatataacaaatgactgttttactcactaaatgttgtgtcttttcatatttaggtccgttcatcgctgcctcaaaagtttactttttggcattttcaccgcgttcctgatcatgagagctgagtgattgactcaggtagcggtgtttacaaaacagagagggcgggcgaaattcaaccacccaatcacagactagcatttagagggcggaccttctccgattggccagtggtagctctataaggagtcaaatgaggctgttaaaccaatgaaatacaaagcatttgtttcgacatgtacctgagccaatggtaaataatattgatcaaaaatgaaaccagttcactccaaaaggaggatttttaagtgtccgtcctagcgttacgtgaatggaggactggcagcttctttattatgcaagtgcattactacgacactaccacgctcggtaacattatgttaacaaactgcaaataaaaaacggtggcaagtccgacattaaaacgtttgttctaccagtcaagtctcaacatgaactagaatttgcgttaacggcactaattttgataatcgcgttaaattgagattgcgttaatgcgttattatcgcgttaacttcgacagccctaattttaagacaatcatatcaGAGTTATCATCTTTTAAGTTCTCGCTAAGTTTGACAtgtgttataaataaatacaattaaacaatttgaTTTGAGCAACAAACAATTCATATTTTCATtcagtatttttaatgagcTTCTGCCAAACAGTTGAAATGATTACAAAAATGATGCGTTTCATGTAGGATTTTTCAGCAGCTTGCTTCGAGTTGACATATAGGTGAGAAAGGCAGTTTTCTTAAAACCGCAGTGTCATCTACCAtaatttttgagtttaacacatgtcaaccaaggagtagatacagcccagacaagattatttaaatacagcttatttttacccaagtatttagactcaaagtaagctcaACCACATGGAGCAGACCATTCAAGGTTTAATAGGTAAAAACAGGCTGACCGACAGTTTTAGGCTGGTGCACCAAGGGGTTAATAATTGAAGACAATACTCTTAATACTATATTGACTTACCATGTCTGCAAGAGCAATGTAGAGAAACATTCCACCAGCGATAGCAAAAATGGCATTCGGAGCAAAGTTGCTACCCAACACAATGCCCAACACCAAACCCAGATAACAACTCATAGCCGAGAGCAAGTTAAAGAACACTGCTTGACGCACACTCATGCCAGAGCTCAACAGGATTACAAAGTCACCTAGACACAAAGACAGAAACAAAAGAGAAACCAGGCCAGTTAGGAAGAAacacaaatgtaattaatattcTTGACATTTtgggttgtgtagtgtgtatttaaCCTAGTTCATGAGGAAACTCCTCACAAACAATGGCTATGGAGGTGCTAAAGCCAGTGAGGAGAGAGACTGTGAAGGAGACTCCGATAGCCAGTCCATCTATGAAGTTATGCAGTGCATCACTCAGGGTGATCATCCAAGCCAATGTTTTTATATCTGACCCACGTTCTCCTCGCAGCCAGCGACATGCTAACAGCATGCATGTCTCCTAAACACAGAAAGAGGCacaaatatgaatataaatgcAGCCATTGAGTGGTAGTTTTAAGACAGgatgttgtataaaagcaagcaTACAACCACTGGGTTGTACCAAAGAATTCAGTGCGGAACTGTTATAAGTGGCCACTTTTATAAAAGGTCAGTTAATTAAATGCCTGCTAAGCTAGAGTTTCCATTTTTAACTGTGCTGTGATCAAGTGCTGTTACTGTATAGTTGACTAAGTGCATTAAGTAGCAACTGCTGCACAAAATGATATACCATACCAGCGTATGTATCAAGCTCACAAGGTGCTAAAGGTACAATAATTGCCTGCTCTCCTTTTAAACAGTACAGATTATAGATTGGCTTTTCAAGGCCAAGTAGCAGCATGGAAGCCTAACACCAACATGCACGTATCTAAGTATTAGATAAAGGCACACCACAATTGGGCGTTGGTGCAGTGGTAATCTATTCTCTTGGgtaataaaatacaatgaaatgttactgactgtagtccatctatttctctacatatctttgtagcctgctttaatcctgttcttcaatggtcaggacccccacaggaccattacagagcaggtattatttaggtggtgaatcattctcagcactgcagtgacactgacatgttggtggtgtgttagtgtgtgttgtgctggtgtgagtggatcagacagagcagtgctgctggagtttttaaataccgtgtccactcactgtccactctattagacactcctacctagttggtccaccttgtagatgtaaagtcagagacgatcgctcatctattgctgctgtttgagttggtcatcttctaaccttcatcagtggtcacattacactgcccacagggcgctgttggctggatatatttttggtttgtggaatattctcagtccagcagtgagagtgaggtgtttaaaaaactccatcagtgctgctgtgtctgattcactcataccagcacaacagacactaacacaccaccaccatgtcagtgtcactgcagtgctgagaatgacccaccactcaaataatacctactctgtagtggtcctgggagagtcctgaccattgaagaacagcatgaaagggggctaacaaagcatgcagagaaacagatggactacagtcagtaattgtataactacaaagtgcttctatatggtaagtggagctgataaaatggacaataagtgtagaaacaaggaggtggttaatATTATGGATGATGGGTGTATAGGCTAACAGTTGTTGTGGGGCTGTTTGTGTTTAAACTGGGCCTCTTAGTTGCACTAAAGCGAACTTATATTGCCATATATGAGTGTTCAGCACTCATTGCCATTACTGCTGGAAtcaccagtggtgctatcagcctgtcAGGCATCTGCATCAAGACATGAATGGCTATTTCTGAGAATGGGGATGGTTGAAACCCCACAAtgaattggtgtcctgtccgaggtgtgttattgcattgcATCCGGTGATTCTGGGGAGACTGGACCAGCTGCAACCCTGAGCAACATAAAGCTGTGgtcaaacataaaaataaaatgatattgGTTTTCTAAAGACCACAGTATGCTTTTAACTTGTTATTAAGACCTGAGCTGAGTTGGTACACACCAAGCAATACCTCACTAAACTTTTTGAggctgaatggaagtgaatttcTGTAGCCATATTACAAACACATTTCCAGATGGGTGGAGGCTGTTCAAGCATAATAACACCCATTATTTTGAATGGGATATTTTGGTGTTTGGTGTTTACAAACTTTAACTCTACAAAAAAGATTAGACATGACCTCTGGTATTTAAAATACCAGGGTAAGACACAAAGCTTAGGTGTAAATCAGGACAACTCAGACAAGCAGCAAATCataaaaatgtgataaagaaAGAATGTCAAGGCTGATCTAAAACCTGAAGACTAAACGGAAAAGCTGTTACACGTGTTTATAAAAGTTCAGAGTATCCTGCTGTTTTCTGTTAATCATTAGTCATCGCTGCTGATAGTTATAAATCAATGCACTGTGGCTCAgacacaaaataaatataaaatacaagctGAGAAATAAAGATTTGCAAACCTCTGGTTAATATGTCTCCAGCCATGAAATACTTGTAAAAAATAAGGAATTTGATGCTGATACAAACGAGCAGTCAGAGTTACCTGTTCATTGACTGGACCACTGGTTGGCGACTTTGGCTCCTCACTGGAATCACTTGGTATGGTTTCACCATGGTTACTGTTTGTAATGATTTCACTTTTGTCATTGTTGATGACATGGTCATTGCTGAAGCTGGTGATGGTGACATCACTGGTTTGCAGTGAAGGAAAGTGACTGTGGCAATTCTAAGAAAGAGATATGAAGATTccacatgtacactgatcaaaaCCCTTTATGAGAGTAATCCAGTCATGGCTGAGCCCTTACCTCGGAATCTGCTTTGAGTGCTATTTTTAGGACCCGTTCAGTAAAGAATAGAAGGTAGAATCCTCCAAAAATCCCAACTGCCTTTGACACATAGTTGTCAGTTTTCGGGTTAAATCCAAGCGCCTGTAAATTCAGGTAAAACAAAAGACTTAAACTTTTAAATTTACTTgtaattgtttaataatttaagcTTACTCAGActactttatatatatagtgctggacaataattcgatatagatatatatcgcgatagaaaatgtttcaataacggtgatatgatttttaaacaaattcgatcgatatgcattacgtcagtgcgtgatgacgtacgccacaggcacgaagccggtgctcagcgttaccgctctgattacactccgctacaacacggtggatattagcgactaaatgagttcaacagcggtgagtgaacgagcatccacagtcaggGGCGGAGCCGGGGGTGGCCGCTTTGccggtgttacttttttgcagaagcatttttgctcgcaggtgttctcacagggacgcaattcaacagcgcacgtCAAGCAtgtagttctccaccaaaacagtgcagtaacacatttaacataaatgtcaaccaccaacactattacagaagaagtactactactgagtactaatactactgagtactaataccagttattaatACAACTATTATTAGTTGTGGCGCTCGACGACGGGATATttgcgttccagtgttgccagattgggcgatttcaatgctgatttagcttaatagtgttggtcagaatgtatcatattcttgaaagaaaattaaaattggttttccatgcattcacactagcatgttctggggttcagatgagtctcatcagtacacacaagtctgcagtcaaatgatgaagtattgcaaaggaatatctttaaaattctgttaaggttataggctatattttagtttttcacagggaaaatgagaaaaaataaaaagcttattatgcttggcttgatgtaattccacatggcactcactgccataggtaaatgagtgagtgaccaaaacactactggatcaacagccactagcctagggtggccacattcatagtcacaaaaaggaggacaatacACCCAAAAGTAGGGcatcataccaggaacagggggacatgatactgcaacacacagaatgaaaccagaacccatataacagagtttttaacAAATTCAAGCAagtttttggcagtttttctgacatttgtattattcatatcgatatcggaattatatcgtatcgaccgaaattaggagttatatcgtgatataaattgtagccatatcgtccagccctaaatatatatatatatacagtatatatatatatatatatatatatacacatacatacactaccggtcaaaagttttagaacaccccaatttttccagtttttttattgaaacTCAAGCAGTTCAAGTCCAATGAATAGCTTGAAGTGGTACAAAGGTAAGTGCTGAACTGtcagagattaaaaaaaagtgaGGTTACCCTATACTGAAaaataatgtacagtacatttcaGAATTATACAAAATGGCCTTTTTCAGGGAACAAAAAATGGTTAACAACTTAAAGCTGTTCTGCAGTAATGGAGGTTGATCAAGCCTTGAAAGTTGGTGCTACCAATTCCTATAGGTCTTCCAATTTTTCTTGATTGCTTACAACACCCTCTATAAAATTAGTGTTGGAACACACTGTGGTACCATACCCTTGTGAGCattatttgaacagtattgttcTGCAGAAAGTATTGTGTTGTTataaaaatggcaaaaaaatgCAATTAACAATGGAAGAGAGACAGACCATCGTAACACTTAAAAATGTAGGCCTTTTCTATAGAAAAATTGTGAAAAAAATCTAGTTGTCAGTGAGTACAGTTTCCTTCACCATCAAAAGGCACTTAGAAACTTGGGGAAACTCTGACAGTAAGAGGTCTGGCAGACCCAAAGCCACAACAGAATTAGAAGACAAGTTTCTGAGAGTCAACAGCTTGCGTGATAGGCGGCATACAGGACAACAGCTTCAAGCACAGCTTAATAGTGGTCGTAGTAAGCAAGTCTCAGTTTCAACTGTGAAGAGAAGACTTCGAGTTGCAGGTTTGACAGGTTGAGTTGCAGCAAGAAAGCCATTGCTAAGATGTCAGAATAAGAAAAAGAGGCTTGCCTGGGCCATGAAACACCACCGATGGACTATTGAAGACTGGAAGAAGGTTTTATGGACTGATTAATCAAAAATTGAAATCTTCGGTTTATCACGCAGGATTTTTGTACGCCGTAGAGTAGGCGAAAGGATGGTTCCTCAGTGTGTGACATCAACTGTCAAACATGGAGAAGGAagcgtgatggtctggggctgttttgctggatCCAGGGTCGGTCACTTGTACAGAGTGAGAGGCACCCTGAACCAAAACGGCTACCACAGCATTCTGCAGCACCATGCAGTACCCACTGGGATGCGCGTAGTTGGTCAGGGGTTCATCCTacagcaagataatgacccaaaacataagtCCAATCTTTGCCAGAACCTTTGGAAAAAAGAACAACATGGTAAGCTTGAAAACatggagtggccagcacagtctccagatttaaaccccattgagttggtttgggatgaactggacagAAGAGTGAAAGCAAAGCAGCCTACATGTGCCACACATTTATGGGAACGTCTGCAACAGAGTTGGCAAGAACTTTCTAAAGAATATTTAATTTCCACTGTAGAAAGAATGCCACGAGTGTGTTCAGCTGTTTTATCTGGCAAAGGTATCTACTTAAATGAATCAAacttttataatacattttggtttataaattaattccatgatttattttttttaacttcagttgtttttttgttctatgtCTTAATTTCAGAGTACAATAAGACATTAAACTGCataaatttcaataaaaaattgaaaaattggggtgttctaaaacttttgaccggtagtgtgtatatatatatacagtgtatcacaaaagtgagtacacctctcacatttctgcagatatttaagtatatcttttcatgggacaacactgacaaaatgacactttgacacaatgaaaagtagtctgtgtgcagcttatataacagtgtaaatttattcttccctcaaaataactcaaaatacagccattaatgtctaaaccaccggcaacaaaagtgagtacacccctaagagactacacccctaaatgtccaaattgagcactgcttgtcattttccctccaaaatgtcatgtgatttgttagtgttactaggtctcaggtgtgcatagggagcaggtgtgttcaatttagtagtacagctctcacactctctcatactggccactgaaagttccaacatggcacctcatggcaaagaactctctgaggatcttaaaagacgaattgttgcgctacatgaagatggccaaggctacaagaagatggccaacaccctgaaactgagctgcagcacagtggccaagatcatccagcattttaaaagagcagggtccactcagaacagacctcgcgttggtcgtccaaagaagctgagtgcacgtgctcagcgtcacatccaactgctgtctttgaaagataggcgcaggagtgctgtcagcattgctgcagagattgaaaaggtggggggtcagcctgtcagtgctcagaccatacgccgcacactacatcaaattggtctgcatggctgtcaccccagaaggaagcctcttctgaagtctctacacaagaaagcccgcaaacagtttgctgaagacatgtcaacaaaggacatggattactggaaccatgtcctatggtctgatgagaccaagattaatttgtttggttcagatggtctcaagcatgtgtggcggcaatcaggtgaggagtacaaagataagtgtgtcatgcctacagtcaagcatggtggtgggaatgccatggtctggggctgcatgagtgcagcaggtgttggggagttacatttcattgagggacacatgaactccaatatgtactgtgaaatactgaagcagagcatgatcccctccctccggaaactgggtcgcagggcagtgttccagcatgataatgaccccaaacacacctctaagacgaccactgctttattgaagaggctgagggtaaaggtgatggactggccaagcatgtctccagacctaaacccaatagaacatctttggggcatcctcaagcggaaggtggaggagcgcaaagtctcgaatatccgccagctccgtgatgtcgtcatggaggagtggaaaagcattccagtggcaacctgtgaagctctggtaaactccatgcccaggagagttaaggcagttctgggaaataatggtggccacacaaaatattgacacttcaggaactttcactaaggggtgtactcatttttgttgccggtggtttagacattaatggctgtatattgagttattttgagggaagaataaatttacactgttatataagctgcacacagactacttttcattgtgtcaaagtgtcattttgtcagtgttgtcccatgaaaagatatacttaaatatctgcagaaatgtgagtggtgtactcacttttgtgatacactgtatatatacagtgtatcacaaaagtgagtacacccctcacatttctgcaaatatttcattatatcttttcatgggacaacactatagacatgaaacttggatataacatagagtagtcagtgtacagcttgtatagcagtgtagatttactgtcttctgaaaataactcaacacacagccattaatgtctaaatagctggcaacataagtgagtacaccccacagtgaacatgtccaaattgtgcccaaatgtgtcgttgtccctccctggtgtcatgtgtcaaggtcccaggtgtaaatggggagcagggctgttaaatttggtgttttgggtacaattctctcatactggccactggatattcaacatggcacctcatggcaaagaactctctgaggatgtgagaaatagaattgttgctctccacaaagatggcctgggctataagaagattgctaacaccctgaaactgagctacagcatggtggccaaggtcatacagcggttttccaggacaggttccactcggaacaggcttcgccagagtcgaccaaagaagttgagtccacgtgttcggcgtcatatccagaggttggctttaaaaaatagacacacgagtgctgccagcattgctgcagaggttgaagacgtgggaggtcagcctgtcagtgctcagaccatacgccgcacactgcatcaactcggtctgcatggtcgtcatcccagaaggaagctgacgcacaagaaagcccgcaaacagtttgctgaagacaagcagtccaagaacatggattactggaatgccctgtggtctgacaagaccaagataaacttgtttggctcagatggtgtccagcatgtgtggcggcgccctggtgagaagtaccaagacaactgtatcttgcctacagtcaagcatggtggtggtagcatcatggtcttgggctgcatgagtgttgctggcactggggagctgcagttcattgagggaaacatgaattccaacatgtactgtgacattctgaaacagagcatgatcccctcccttcgaaaactgggcctcatggcagttttccaacaggataacgaccccaaacacaacctccaagatgacaactgccttgctgaggaagctgaaggtaaaggtgatggactaaacccaattgagcacctgtggcgcatcctcaagtggaaggtggaggagttcaaggtgtctaacatccaccagctccgtgatgtcatcatggaggagtggaagaggattccagtagcaacctgtgcagctctggtgaattccatgcccaggagggttaaggcagtgctggataataatggtggtcacacaaaatattgacactttgggcacaatttggacatgttcactgtggggtgtactcacttatgttgccagccatttagacattaatggctgtgtgttgagttattttcagaagacagtaaatctacactgctatacaagctgtacactgactactgtaagttatatccaagtttcatgtctatagtgttgtcccatgaaaagatataataaaatatttgcaaaaatgtgaggggtgtactcacttttgtgatacactgtatatatatacagtgtatcacaaaagtgagtacacccctcacatttctgcagatatttaagtatatcttttcatgggacaacactgacaaaatgacactttgacacaatgaaaagtagtctgtgtgcagcttatataacagtgtaaatttattcttccctcaaaataactcaatatacagccattaatgtctaaaccaccggcaacaaaagtgagtacacccctaagtgaaagttcctgaagtgtcaatattttgtgtggccaccattatttcccagaactgccttaactctcctgggcatggagtttaccagagcttcacaggttgccactggaatgcttttccactcctccatgacgacatcacggagctggcggatattcgagactttgcgctcctccaccttccgcttgaggatgccccaaagatgttctatttggttttggtctggagacatgcttggccagtccatcacctttaccctcagcctcttcaataaagcagtggtcgtcttagaggtgtgtttggggtcattatcatgctggaacacttccctgcgacccagtttccggagggaggggatcatgctctgcttcagtatttcacagtacttattggagttcatgtgtccctcaatgaaataaaactccccaacacctgctgcactcatgcagccccagaccatggcattcccaccaccatgcttgactgtaggcatgacacacttatctttgtactcctcacctgattgccgccacacatgcttgagaccatctgaaccaaacaaattaatcttggtctcatcagaccataggacatggttccagtaatccatgtcctttgttgacatgtcttcagcaaactgtttgcgggctttcttatgtagagacttcagaagaggcttccttctggggtgacagccatgcagaccaatttgatgtagtgtgcggtgtatggtctgagcactgacaggctgaccccccaccttttcaatttctgcagcaatgctgacagcactcctgcgcctatctttcaaagacagcagttggatgtgacgctgagcatgtgcactcagcttctttggacgaccaatgcgaggtctgttctgagtggaccctgctcttttaaaacgctggatgatcttggccactgtgctgcagctcagtttcaggctgttggcaatcttcttgtagccttggccatcttcatgtagcgcaacaattcgtcttttaagatcctcagagagttctttgccatgaggtgccatgttggaactttcagtgaccagtatgagagcgtgtgagagctgtactactaaattgaacacacctgctccctatgcacacctgagacctagtaacactaacgagtcacatgacattttggagggaaaatgacaagcagtgctcaatttggacatttaggggtgtagtctcttaggggtgtactcacttttgttgccggtggtttagacattaatggctgtatattgagttattttgagggaagaataaatttacactgttatataagctgcacacagactacttttcattgtgtcaaagtgtcattttgtcagtgttgtcccatgaaaagatatacttaaatatctgcagaaatgtgaggggtgtactcacttttgtgatacactgtatatccccactgccaggttgccactgttgggcccttgagcaaggcccttaaccctcaattgcttagacagtatactgtcacagtactgtaagtagctttggataaaagcgtctgctaaatgctgacaatgtaaatgaaatgtaatcCTAACAGATAGTGACCAACAGATCATGATTTTTAAATCAGTTCTCTGGGTGTTTGGTGCAGGGCATTACCCTCACTACTACATACACCAACAAGCTGTCCCTAATGTGAAAACAGACTCTTAATTTCCACTAAAGTTGTTTGAAATGATGTCTGACTCTGTAATAATTCCTTAATAGATAAtatctaaaatatattttaagacTTAGATATACAAACATAGCCGAAAATTGGTTAGCTGGCATTTTGTTAAAATATGGACCACTCTTTTACAAGCAAGACACAAAAGGCCAGTTCAATGTTCCTTCTGGGATGGAGAAAGACCTTCTGGACTAATATGCTTGTGGACAGAATAAACTAAATAAGAGCTGTTTTGAAAGTCACACCAAAACTGTGTTTATAGGAGAAAACAGAGCATTCAAAGAATACAGAGCCCTGGAAAACATAGTAATTGGTcagttttggggttgctttagATACATCTCACTGTAAGAAAGCTACCAGAAGAGAAGTGTAGGAATCTTATTCAGAACTACAGAAGCTATGATAAGCTATgatataaaatgttataaaatattAGTTTAAGGGTACCAATATTGCTTTTTTTGAATGCAGGTACACTTAAATAATGTGCTTTGTCAGTTTTAATCGAAAACGTCCATTCACAAATTAAAAGTAAAGAttctgttctatttacagtaaaataaagaataatgtatacgggtgattcttcaattgggggaacttttacgtccctaaattataaatttgtgttaaaaatactttattacaaaacaaatattttaggtattaaacagatcattcattgcatcactaaaaaaaattacataccaaaataattatgatttaaattttttatgatttaaacatcaatattttgctactttggccttgtccccaacccagactttaaaacttctctgctctaataaaatgctaaaaagtgatcaattcattataaaaatcacaatatgagttttataataacttaaaaagaaacaaaatgtaaatttttttttccatatttgtataacctatgcatatttttgagcaatatattactgtccccagcattatcgtcattaccgcaacagtgtatggtttctgtagggacTCATTTGAaggtttatgttgtaaccatggaaacaaagacttgcaaggaagcacatgccagccatgagagaagattgacattttaatgtctggaaatgtgagtaatttaatcatgtattcctcctgatcatagagcatatttattcattaccatttacatcagtatggcagtactttaccaaaaaaaaagaaatttacacattatttatatgtatttaaagtgcatcttgtactagctgttgactagctttagcaaatccatggccttgctagtttttttcttaaaaaaagtaaaaattgtcattaccgcaacacgtcattaccaacacataatgacattttgc encodes:
- the slc39a8 gene encoding metal cation symporter ZIP8; translated protein: MGGSHFQELLNFYGENGSLSTTNLENFLYLMTSRLSSAASVDTGETPVNNSECLSVLALLDEFGLSNVSEVTVHQLELMCPALLTQVIMPPCPYMTPETQTMNAQVWGYGFLAVTIINLASLLGLLLIPLTKKSYFPKLLTYFIGLAIGTLFSNAVLQLIPEALGFNPKTDNYVSKAVGIFGGFYLLFFTERVLKIALKADSENCHSHFPSLQTSDVTITSFSNDHVINNDKSEIITNSNHGETIPSDSSEEPKSPTSGPVNEQETCMLLACRWLRGERGSDIKTLAWMITLSDALHNFIDGLAIGVSFTVSLLTGFSTSIAIVCEEFPHELGDFVILLSSGMSVRQAVFFNLLSAMSCYLGLVLGIVLGSNFAPNAIFAIAGGMFLYIALADMFPEINEIMSAHAKGSREKVIFFLLQNGGLLSGFSIILLITIFAGDISFG